The Rhodobacter sp. CZR27 genome includes a window with the following:
- a CDS encoding ABC transporter ATP-binding protein, with protein MIEFENVSKSFWTGQQRKVILDRASFRVELGSALGILAPNGTGKTTIINMMAGLEKPDEGRILRRSRISFPLGFMGGLVQRHTATENARYISRLYGLDPDYVESYCRWICGIGEYFDMPVGTYSSGMKARFAFALMLAIEFDIYLIDEGMPSTTDVEFNRKAGSLLRDRLRRSTLVMVSHQPSTLEKFCRSAAVLRNGRLYMFDTLEEAKRLYDYEAQG; from the coding sequence ATGATCGAGTTCGAGAACGTCAGCAAGTCCTTCTGGACCGGGCAGCAGCGCAAGGTGATCCTCGACCGCGCCTCGTTCCGGGTCGAGCTGGGCAGCGCGCTCGGCATCCTCGCCCCGAACGGGACCGGAAAGACCACGATCATCAACATGATGGCCGGCCTCGAGAAACCGGACGAGGGGCGGATCCTCCGCCGATCGCGGATCTCCTTCCCGCTCGGCTTCATGGGCGGCCTCGTGCAGCGCCACACCGCGACCGAGAATGCCCGCTACATCTCGCGGCTCTACGGGCTCGATCCCGACTATGTCGAAAGCTACTGCCGCTGGATCTGCGGCATCGGCGAGTATTTCGACATGCCGGTGGGGACCTATTCCTCGGGGATGAAGGCCAGATTCGCCTTCGCGCTGATGCTGGCGATCGAGTTCGACATCTACCTGATCGACGAGGGCATGCCCTCGACCACGGATGTGGAGTTCAACCGCAAGGCCGGAAGCCTGCTGCGCGACCGGTTGCGCCGTTCGACGCTGGTGATGGTCTCGCACCAGCCCTCCACGCTCGAGAAATTCTGCCGGTCCGCCGCCGTGCTGCGGAACGGCAGGCTCTACATGTTCGACACCCTCGAGGAAGCGAAGCGGCTTTATGACTATGAAGCTCAAGGCTAG